The Vicinamibacteria bacterium genome includes a window with the following:
- a CDS encoding sulfatase-like hydrolase/transferase, whose amino-acid sequence MNPKWIWPFAAALVTVGSFPGCAARPLPETRLRKPNVLLVALDDIALRLGSYEPGVKTPHLDRLAGRGRRFDHAYRQYPLRVPARVSLLLGRRPETTRIWGDLEPGDPWPGSAPLPDQFRSQGYFTARVGRFLGPPGDEALHFDLAEEASPDEAAARTVRIMEEKKDGPFLLIVGFNRPRPGWVPPPKYFELYNAQQLPLPPEPTIDWDGIPPLALADAGVAPPSRSAPPPLPEDQRRRALAAELAYLSYLDAQAGALLEALERLKLKESTVVAVVGDDPPWPGPPLPRPDLLLEDALKVSLIVAAPGLRQPGAASGQVVELIDLYPTFLDLAGLPAPPGIEGASLLPALRDPGRAVKSSARSSVRREAGPLGRSVRTDRYRYTEWPDGSRELYDHRADPHEYTNLARSPAHAAALRDAKALLDAGPRAAALPAPPGPAPALSAPLNVLLIIVDDLNVRLGCYGYDVKSPNIDRLAHVGRAFHHAYCQVPSCSPSRTSLMTGWRPERTGVWDNLQIPRDKLPGAVPLQEHFQAQGYFTARVGKIYHGPFEDEFRWALAEHTPYLPGDEANEPPPRKERLLAGGSSLAWTATDNKDEDEPDGRTARRVAGLIEAHRGKPFFIAAGFNKPHIHWVAPRRYFDLYPPGRILLPPEPSDDWKDIPEIAIARHPPRWPGAFLTGPVEAPDDDLRRRATAAYYACVSFADAQVGVLLEALDRLKLWEQTVVVLLSDHGFHLGEHTGLWRKNTLFEESLRVPLIIAAPSVREPGSPSEQLVESVDLYPTLVELAGLPRVEGLEGVSLLPLLQDPRPPVKRAAFSLVPRQPPELGRSLRTRRWRYTQWPDGSEELYDLWGQGGAWRSFLARLLGRNPLRNLAGDPDHAATLEKLRKRLEGGP is encoded by the coding sequence ATGAACCCGAAGTGGATCTGGCCGTTCGCGGCCGCGCTGGTGACCGTCGGCTCCTTCCCCGGCTGCGCGGCCCGCCCCCTTCCCGAGACCCGGCTGCGGAAGCCCAACGTCCTGCTCGTGGCCCTCGACGACATCGCGCTGCGGCTCGGAAGCTACGAGCCGGGCGTGAAAACGCCCCACCTCGACCGCCTGGCCGGACGGGGACGCCGGTTCGACCACGCCTACCGTCAGTACCCGCTGCGCGTGCCGGCCCGGGTCTCTCTGCTTCTCGGCCGGCGCCCGGAGACGACCCGCATCTGGGGCGACCTCGAACCCGGGGACCCGTGGCCGGGATCGGCACCCCTCCCCGACCAGTTCCGGAGCCAGGGCTACTTCACGGCCCGGGTGGGCCGCTTTCTCGGCCCTCCCGGAGACGAGGCCCTCCACTTTGACCTGGCGGAGGAGGCCTCCCCGGACGAGGCCGCGGCGCGGACCGTGCGGATCATGGAGGAAAAAAAGGACGGCCCCTTCTTGCTGATCGTGGGGTTCAACCGGCCCCGCCCCGGCTGGGTCCCTCCCCCGAAGTACTTCGAGCTCTACAATGCCCAGCAACTCCCCCTCCCCCCCGAGCCGACCATCGACTGGGACGGGATCCCGCCCCTGGCCCTGGCTGACGCGGGCGTCGCCCCGCCCTCCCGGTCGGCGCCGCCCCCGCTCCCGGAGGACCAGCGGCGCCGTGCCCTGGCCGCCGAGCTCGCGTACCTGTCCTACCTCGACGCGCAGGCGGGCGCGCTCTTGGAGGCGCTCGAACGGCTGAAGCTCAAGGAGAGCACGGTGGTGGCGGTGGTGGGCGACGATCCCCCCTGGCCGGGCCCGCCCCTGCCGCGCCCGGACCTGCTCCTCGAGGATGCCCTCAAGGTCTCGCTCATCGTGGCCGCCCCCGGCCTTCGTCAGCCGGGCGCGGCCAGCGGGCAGGTGGTGGAGCTCATCGACCTCTACCCGACCTTCCTGGATCTCGCTGGCCTCCCTGCCCCCCCCGGGATCGAGGGCGCGAGCCTCCTGCCCGCGCTCCGCGACCCTGGGCGGGCCGTGAAGTCATCCGCGCGGTCCAGCGTCCGGCGGGAAGCGGGGCCCCTCGGGCGCAGCGTGCGCACGGACCGCTACCGCTACACCGAGTGGCCGGACGGCAGCCGGGAGCTGTACGACCACAGAGCCGATCCCCACGAGTACACCAACCTCGCCCGGTCCCCCGCGCACGCGGCGGCCCTGCGCGACGCGAAGGCCCTGCTCGACGCCGGCCCGCGGGCGGCCGCCCTCCCCGCGCCTCCCGGCCCCGCCCCCGCCCTGTCCGCCCCCTTGAACGTTCTCCTCATCATCGTGGACGACTTGAACGTCCGCCTCGGCTGCTATGGCTACGACGTGAAGTCGCCCAACATCGACCGTCTCGCCCACGTGGGGCGCGCCTTCCATCATGCCTACTGCCAAGTGCCGTCCTGCAGCCCGTCGCGGACTTCCCTCATGACTGGCTGGCGTCCGGAGCGGACGGGAGTCTGGGACAACCTGCAGATACCGCGCGACAAGCTCCCGGGGGCGGTCCCCCTCCAAGAGCACTTCCAGGCCCAAGGTTACTTCACGGCCCGCGTCGGCAAGATCTACCACGGCCCCTTCGAGGATGAGTTCCGCTGGGCGCTGGCCGAGCACACGCCCTACCTGCCCGGGGACGAGGCCAACGAGCCCCCGCCCAGGAAGGAGCGTCTGCTGGCGGGGGGGAGCTCCCTGGCCTGGACCGCCACCGACAACAAGGATGAGGACGAGCCGGACGGACGCACCGCCCGCCGGGTGGCGGGCCTCATCGAGGCCCACCGTGGGAAGCCGTTCTTCATCGCCGCCGGCTTCAACAAGCCCCACATCCACTGGGTGGCTCCCCGCCGCTACTTCGACCTCTACCCGCCCGGGCGCATCCTCCTCCCCCCCGAGCCGTCGGACGATTGGAAGGACATCCCCGAGATCGCCATTGCGCGCCATCCCCCCCGCTGGCCGGGGGCGTTCCTGACCGGCCCCGTGGAGGCCCCCGACGACGACCTCCGCCGCCGGGCCACCGCCGCCTACTATGCCTGCGTCTCTTTCGCGGATGCCCAGGTCGGCGTCCTCCTGGAGGCGCTGGACCGGCTCAAGCTCTGGGAGCAAACGGTGGTCGTGCTGCTGAGCGACCACGGCTTCCATCTCGGCGAGCACACCGGCCTCTGGCGGAAGAACACCCTCTTCGAGGAGTCGCTCCGCGTCCCCCTCATCATCGCCGCGCCCTCCGTCCGGGAGCCCGGCTCGCCCAGCGAACAGCTGGTGGAGTCGGTCGATCTCTACCCGACCCTGGTCGAGCTGGCCGGCCTGCCGCGGGTCGAGGGCCTGGAGGGGGTGAGCCTGCTCCCTCTCCTCCAGGACCCGCGGCCGCCGGTGAAGCGGGCGGCCTTCTCGCTCGTTCCCCGCCAGCCCCCGGAACTGGGGCGGAGCCTGCGCACCCGGCGCTGGCGCTACACCCAGTGGCCCGACGGCAGCGAGGAGCTCTACGACCTTTGGGGCCAGGGGGGCGCTTGGCGATCTTTCCTGGCGCGGCTGCTCGGCCGCAACCCGCTCCGCAACCTGGCCGGCGACCCCGACCACGCGGCCACCCTGGAGAAGCTCCGCAAGCGGCTGGAGGGGGGCCCCTAG
- a CDS encoding alkaline phosphatase family protein, with the protein MTRGPRSALWAATAFLAVSAAAWALWSSVHSPRVERVILLGFDGAAPNLIGPLLEAGRLPAMKRLIELGAYGPLRSAHPTKSAILWTSISTGKTMLKHGIIDWTYVNQAGLTVPYSDRKRRVKTYWEILSERGVRTGTLNWWVSYPPSPIANGYIVSNAFKARSDPSTVHPQALFAGLNALRLYYPDDVVPEMTRLGIPQWREEDATVPITTTRSILQAYGFYVAHDMTIDRVSDYLWEHQPVQVFSTYFRLVDVTSHLADHYLDPRLYEEAVRREEAGTFDAEAEARVDREFARVMAPIYEAMDRTIAKYLGRLDGRTLLVVCSDHGFRFFQGAYSHANPAQAPPDGVLFLAGPGVKRSQGLSGAVIFDIAPTILYAMGQPVAADMDGTVLRQAFEDGFLRRFPVKTIPSYETEARRVAADPGRPEVDKDVLQDLGAIGYIAGPDARPSSPSPPAPPAGSPR; encoded by the coding sequence ATGACCCGTGGGCCGCGATCAGCGTTGTGGGCGGCGACGGCCTTCCTGGCCGTCTCCGCCGCCGCCTGGGCGCTCTGGTCCTCCGTCCATTCCCCCCGCGTGGAGCGGGTCATCCTGCTTGGCTTCGACGGCGCCGCTCCCAACCTGATCGGGCCCCTTCTGGAGGCGGGTCGGCTGCCCGCCATGAAGCGGCTGATCGAGCTCGGGGCCTACGGCCCCCTGCGGTCGGCCCATCCCACCAAGAGCGCCATCCTCTGGACCTCGATCTCGACCGGCAAGACCATGCTCAAGCACGGAATCATCGACTGGACTTATGTGAACCAGGCCGGCCTGACCGTGCCCTACTCGGACCGCAAGCGGCGGGTGAAGACGTACTGGGAAATCCTCTCCGAGCGCGGCGTCCGGACGGGGACCCTGAACTGGTGGGTCTCCTACCCACCCTCCCCCATCGCGAACGGCTACATCGTGAGCAACGCCTTCAAGGCCCGCTCGGATCCGAGCACCGTGCACCCGCAGGCGCTGTTCGCGGGCCTGAACGCCCTGAGACTCTACTACCCCGACGACGTGGTCCCGGAGATGACCCGGCTCGGCATCCCCCAGTGGCGGGAGGAGGACGCCACCGTCCCCATCACCACGACCCGCAGCATCCTCCAGGCCTACGGCTTCTACGTGGCCCACGACATGACGATCGACCGCGTGAGCGACTACCTTTGGGAGCATCAGCCGGTGCAGGTCTTCTCGACCTACTTCCGCCTGGTGGATGTCACCAGCCACCTCGCCGACCACTATCTGGACCCCCGGCTCTACGAGGAGGCCGTGCGGCGCGAGGAGGCGGGGACGTTTGACGCCGAGGCGGAGGCGCGTGTCGACCGGGAGTTCGCCCGGGTCATGGCGCCCATCTACGAGGCGATGGACCGCACGATCGCGAAGTATCTGGGGCGGCTGGATGGGCGGACGCTGCTCGTCGTCTGCTCCGACCACGGCTTTCGCTTCTTCCAGGGAGCCTACAGCCACGCCAACCCGGCCCAGGCGCCGCCGGACGGGGTCCTCTTCCTGGCCGGACCAGGGGTGAAGCGGAGTCAGGGCCTGTCGGGAGCGGTGATCTTCGACATCGCCCCCACCATTCTTTATGCCATGGGGCAGCCGGTGGCGGCAGACATGGACGGCACCGTGCTGCGCCAGGCCTTCGAGGACGGGTTTCTCAGGCGTTTTCCCGTGAAGACCATCCCCAGCTACGAGACGGAAGCCCGAAGGGTGGCCGCCGACCCCGGCCGCCCGGAGGTGGACAAGGACGTGCTGCAGGACCTCGGCGCCATCGGCTACATCGCGGGCCCGGACGCGCGCCCCTCCTCCCCGTCCCCACCCGCGCCTCCCGCCGGCAGCCCCCGCTAG
- a CDS encoding CoA-binding protein, protein MAEPFRNPDDDVLRRLLQSLRRIAIVGLSPKPHRDSNRVARYLMERGYEVVPVYPREERILGQAVYRSVQEIPRGVDLVDVFRRSETLPQVVDEVLAAGSPALWLQLDCIDYEGARRAAEAGVTVVMDRCLMVDHARLLGRDWTRPGAEIVTGGDAGERVRKPG, encoded by the coding sequence ATGGCGGAACCTTTCCGGAACCCGGATGACGACGTCCTTCGCCGGCTGTTGCAAAGCCTCCGGCGGATCGCCATCGTGGGCCTCTCCCCCAAACCCCATCGCGACTCGAACCGGGTCGCGCGCTACCTGATGGAGCGGGGATACGAAGTCGTCCCCGTCTACCCGCGCGAGGAGCGGATCCTGGGCCAGGCCGTGTACCGGAGCGTGCAAGAGATCCCGCGAGGCGTGGACCTCGTGGACGTGTTCCGGCGAAGCGAGACCCTGCCTCAGGTTGTGGACGAGGTCCTCGCCGCCGGCTCTCCCGCGCTCTGGCTGCAGCTCGATTGCATCGACTACGAGGGAGCCCGGCGGGCCGCCGAAGCCGGGGTCACCGTGGTCATGGACCGTTGCCTCATGGTGGATCACGCTCGCCTGCTGGGACGGGACTGGACTCGCCCAGGGGCGGAGATTGTCACGGGAGGTGACGCGGGGGAGCGAGTCCGGAAGCCGGGATGA
- a CDS encoding ROK family protein: MRIGVDLGGTKIEALALGAEGQVLGRRRIPTPRHDYPATLDAIVGLVGALERDLGGRATVGVGMPGAISPATGLVKNANSVWLNGKPLVEDLTQRLGRSLRFANDANCFTLSEAVDGAARGARVVFGVIVGTGTGGGIAVEGRILTGPNAIAGEWGHNPLPWPQEGEWPGPSCYCGKTACVETFLSGPGMARDHQEATGEALDAAKIAARAEAGDPGSRATLERYEDRMARALAVLINILDPDAVVLGGGMSKLGRLYENVPRRWQRHGFSDRLDTPLLAPLHGDSSGVRGAAWLWTPGEG, translated from the coding sequence ATGCGGATCGGCGTGGACCTGGGGGGCACCAAGATCGAGGCCCTGGCCCTCGGCGCTGAGGGGCAGGTGCTCGGCCGGCGCCGGATCCCCACCCCCCGCCACGACTACCCGGCCACCCTCGACGCCATCGTCGGCCTGGTGGGCGCCCTCGAACGCGATCTCGGCGGGCGGGCCACGGTGGGGGTGGGCATGCCGGGGGCCATCTCCCCCGCCACCGGCCTCGTCAAGAACGCGAACTCGGTCTGGCTCAACGGAAAGCCCCTGGTCGAGGACCTCACCCAAAGGCTCGGACGGTCTCTGCGCTTCGCCAACGACGCCAACTGCTTCACCCTCTCGGAGGCGGTCGACGGGGCGGCGAGGGGCGCCCGCGTCGTCTTCGGGGTGATCGTGGGCACGGGCACCGGCGGCGGCATCGCGGTGGAGGGCCGGATCCTCACCGGTCCCAACGCCATCGCCGGGGAGTGGGGCCACAACCCGCTGCCCTGGCCGCAAGAAGGGGAGTGGCCCGGCCCCTCCTGCTACTGCGGGAAGACCGCCTGTGTGGAGACCTTCCTCTCGGGACCGGGGATGGCCCGCGACCACCAAGAGGCAACGGGCGAGGCCCTGGACGCGGCAAAGATCGCGGCCCGCGCGGAGGCCGGCGATCCTGGTTCCCGCGCGACCCTGGAGCGCTACGAGGACCGGATGGCCCGCGCCCTGGCCGTCCTCATCAACATCCTCGATCCCGACGCGGTCGTTCTGGGAGGCGGGATGTCCAAGCTGGGCCGGCTCTACGAGAACGTGCCCCGGCGGTGGCAGAGGCACGGCTTCTCCGACCGCCTGGACACCCCCCTCCTCGCCCCCCTCCACGGCGACAGCAGCGGGGTGCGCGGCGCGGCCTGGCTCTGGACCCCGGGGGAGGGCTAG
- a CDS encoding MFS transporter has translation MSNPSDRLFTGSFFIMCGFTFTVFLSAFQLLPTAPFRILELGGSKLAAGLFLGLLTYASALSAPFTGALADRIGKRRMLVLCSLAITGFSVAYGLSTTYVVPLGLVFFHGLFWSGLLSASSAYMTDVIPETRRAEGIGYWGMSSMLAVSVAPSLGLWVFHRGWGWLCAITGALNLAMAIIATTLPETSVSAWHSHEKFLSKNLVEWRVLSVSLALFLYSFGYGGVTSFVALYAEASGISPRGIFFTTFAIVVIATRLAFGRLADRVGHRKVFLPCLVLIVVGFILLAWTRTFWGMVLSAAVFATGFGNAYPAYAAHVTRYVAAARRGAAFGGIVAAFDTGIGTGSICTGWIIQHFGFRPAFATAATLSALAMPYFLFAEGRWLRPPTEA, from the coding sequence ATGTCCAACCCCTCGGATCGCCTCTTCACCGGCAGCTTCTTCATCATGTGTGGGTTCACCTTCACCGTCTTCCTCTCCGCGTTCCAGCTGCTGCCCACCGCCCCCTTCCGGATCCTCGAGCTCGGAGGCAGCAAGCTGGCGGCCGGCCTCTTCCTGGGCCTGCTGACCTACGCCTCCGCCCTCTCCGCCCCCTTCACGGGGGCCCTCGCGGACCGCATCGGCAAGCGCCGCATGCTTGTGCTCTGCAGCCTGGCCATCACCGGCTTCTCCGTGGCCTACGGTCTCAGCACAACTTACGTCGTCCCCCTGGGCCTCGTGTTTTTCCACGGCCTCTTCTGGTCGGGGCTGCTCTCCGCCTCCTCCGCCTACATGACGGACGTGATACCGGAAACCCGGCGCGCGGAAGGCATCGGTTATTGGGGCATGTCGAGCATGCTCGCGGTGTCGGTGGCCCCCAGCCTGGGGCTCTGGGTCTTCCACCGGGGCTGGGGCTGGCTCTGCGCGATCACGGGAGCCCTGAACCTGGCCATGGCCATCATCGCCACGACCCTGCCCGAGACGAGCGTCTCCGCCTGGCACAGCCACGAGAAGTTCTTGAGCAAGAACCTCGTGGAGTGGCGGGTGCTTTCCGTCTCCCTGGCCCTCTTCCTCTACTCGTTCGGCTACGGGGGGGTGACCAGCTTCGTGGCCCTCTACGCGGAGGCGAGCGGGATCTCTCCCCGCGGAATCTTCTTCACCACCTTCGCGATTGTGGTCATCGCCACCCGGCTGGCCTTTGGCCGCCTGGCTGACCGCGTGGGCCACCGGAAGGTGTTCCTGCCCTGCCTGGTCTTGATCGTCGTCGGCTTCATCCTCCTGGCCTGGACCCGGACCTTTTGGGGGATGGTCCTCTCCGCGGCCGTCTTCGCCACCGGTTTCGGGAACGCCTATCCGGCCTACGCCGCCCACGTGACCCGCTACGTGGCCGCGGCCCGCCGGGGCGCGGCCTTCGGGGGGATCGTGGCTGCCTTCGACACCGGGATCGGGACGGGCTCGATCTGCACGGGCTGGATCATCCAACACTTCGGTTTCCGGCCCGCATTCGCGACCGCGGCCACGCTCTCCGCGCTGGCCATGCCCTATTTCCTGTTTGCGGAAGGGCGCTGGCTGCGGCCGCCCACCGAAGCCTGA
- a CDS encoding threonine/serine dehydratase yields MEPPTLEAIRATRARLGDHVVVTPVRLWQDGALERAVGSGTRVYLKEELFQRAGSFKPRGALAVMLDLTPSVLSRGVTAVSAGNHAMAVAYAARALGTTAKVVMMKTANPFRVDACRELGAVVELQEDVHRAFARAKEIEAQEGRTFVHPFEGPLTALGTGTLGLELVEQVPDLDAVLVPIGGGGLCAGVAAAVKLARPRCQVFGVEPEGADTMRRSFAAGSPQAIDQVRTIADSLGAPYAAPYSFGLCRRYVDDLVLVDDDALRRAMRLLFASAKLAVEPAGAAATAALCGPLRDRLNGKRVGVIVCGANIDPATFSAHLAAAG; encoded by the coding sequence GTGGAACCGCCCACCCTGGAGGCGATCCGCGCCACCCGCGCGCGGCTGGGCGACCACGTCGTCGTGACCCCCGTGCGCCTCTGGCAAGACGGCGCCCTCGAGCGCGCGGTCGGCTCCGGGACCCGGGTGTACCTCAAGGAGGAGCTCTTTCAGCGCGCGGGGAGCTTCAAGCCGCGGGGCGCCCTGGCCGTCATGCTGGACCTGACCCCCTCCGTCCTCTCCCGCGGCGTCACCGCGGTCAGCGCGGGCAACCACGCCATGGCCGTGGCCTACGCCGCCCGTGCCCTCGGCACCACGGCCAAGGTCGTGATGATGAAAACCGCCAACCCCTTCCGGGTAGACGCCTGCCGGGAGCTGGGGGCGGTGGTGGAACTCCAAGAGGACGTGCACCGAGCCTTCGCGCGCGCCAAAGAGATCGAGGCGCAGGAAGGGCGGACCTTCGTACATCCCTTCGAGGGGCCCTTGACCGCGCTGGGGACGGGCACCCTGGGCCTGGAGCTCGTGGAGCAGGTGCCGGACCTGGACGCGGTCTTGGTTCCTATCGGCGGGGGCGGGCTGTGTGCGGGGGTGGCGGCCGCGGTCAAGCTGGCCCGTCCGCGCTGCCAGGTCTTCGGGGTGGAGCCGGAGGGGGCCGATACCATGCGCCGGAGCTTTGCCGCCGGCTCCCCGCAGGCCATCGACCAGGTGCGCACCATCGCGGACAGCCTGGGGGCGCCCTACGCCGCCCCCTATAGCTTCGGCCTCTGCCGGCGCTACGTGGACGACCTGGTCTTGGTCGACGACGACGCGCTGCGGCGGGCCATGCGTCTGCTCTTTGCCTCCGCCAAGCTCGCGGTGGAGCCGGCGGGAGCGGCGGCCACGGCCGCCCTCTGTGGCCCCCTCCGCGACCGCCTGAACGGCAAGCGAGTGGGGGTCATCGTCTGTGGCGCCAATATCGACCCCGCCACCTTCAGCGCCCACCTCGCCGCCGCTGGTTGA